One Amorphoplanes digitatis genomic window carries:
- a CDS encoding transglutaminase-like domain-containing protein, with protein MTHSQVGASLGFDVTEPAELVLRIAAARPLAETLTVTGGAGTVDVVELPGRLHLVRAPRGRLTVTYTAEVAASGTEPAGVTEVERIVALRPSRYCPSDRLGGFAAAMFGRAGDDTAIVRAITTWVFEHLSYESGSSGPTTDAAETLLDGRGVCRDYAHLVATLCRALNVPARVAAVYAPGLSPMDFHLVAEAALDGRWTVWDATRLAPRQSLIRIATGRDAADTALETTLSGLLTMPELLITAVAGGDLPADDHVSLAELA; from the coding sequence ATGACCCACTCCCAGGTCGGCGCGAGCCTCGGCTTCGACGTCACCGAGCCGGCCGAACTCGTCCTACGGATCGCCGCCGCCCGGCCGCTCGCCGAGACCCTCACGGTCACCGGCGGCGCCGGGACCGTCGATGTGGTGGAGCTGCCGGGCCGGCTGCACCTCGTCCGGGCGCCCCGCGGCCGGCTGACGGTGACGTACACGGCCGAGGTCGCCGCGTCCGGCACCGAGCCGGCCGGCGTCACCGAGGTCGAGCGGATCGTCGCGCTGCGGCCCAGCCGGTACTGCCCGTCCGACCGGCTGGGCGGCTTCGCGGCCGCCATGTTCGGCCGGGCCGGCGACGACACCGCCATCGTCCGGGCGATCACCACCTGGGTGTTCGAGCACCTGAGCTACGAGTCTGGCAGCAGCGGGCCGACCACCGACGCGGCGGAGACGCTGCTCGACGGGCGCGGGGTCTGCCGGGACTACGCACACCTCGTGGCGACGCTCTGCCGGGCGCTGAACGTGCCCGCCCGGGTCGCCGCGGTCTACGCGCCCGGACTGTCCCCGATGGACTTCCACCTGGTGGCCGAGGCGGCGCTGGACGGCCGCTGGACGGTGTGGGACGCGACCCGGCTCGCGCCCCGGCAGAGCCTGATCCGCATAGCCACCGGCCGCGACGCCGCCGACACCGCGCTGGAGACGACCCTGTCCGGCCTGCTGACCATGCCGGAGCTGCTCATCACCGCGGTGGCCGGCGGCGACCTACCGGCCGACGATCACGTCTCGCTCGCCGAGCTGGCGTAG
- a CDS encoding methyltransferase domain-containing protein produces the protein MSDLRRRFVEQIQRHGAPLTPRLAAAFAAVARESFVPTGFQRRDGSWARPGSAGFLEAVYRDDVLITKVDGGTPVSSSSQPSLMAIMLDALDVHPGDRVLEIGAGTGYNAALLTVLGALVTSVDVQADVADRARSALAAAGIDGVRVMAGDGYAGAPGERFDRVIVTVGVAGISPHWLEQAQPGPVVAPVEHAGTHPVLAVRGPAVGPVTATVICPSGFMSAAGPLTAGHPRSHPAPAPSGALAEVAEVAPPRWGAALDTIVYRDLWYAAGVWSERATHAAVRGRDQSCLVLLDETGTGGAAILPDGSVLAGGARAAEYGALAVEIVDRWEAAGRPPMQAWRIGLRLTGEESAPIWAPATWTLGG, from the coding sequence GTGAGCGACCTGCGCCGACGCTTCGTGGAGCAGATCCAGCGCCACGGCGCCCCGCTGACGCCCCGGCTCGCCGCGGCCTTCGCCGCCGTGGCGCGGGAGTCGTTCGTGCCCACCGGTTTCCAGCGCCGCGACGGGTCCTGGGCCCGGCCCGGCTCGGCCGGCTTCCTCGAGGCCGTCTACCGCGACGACGTGCTGATCACCAAGGTCGACGGCGGCACGCCGGTCAGCTCGTCCAGCCAGCCCTCACTCATGGCCATCATGCTGGACGCGCTGGACGTGCACCCCGGCGACCGGGTCCTGGAGATCGGCGCCGGCACCGGCTACAACGCCGCGCTGCTCACCGTCCTCGGCGCGCTCGTCACCAGCGTGGACGTGCAGGCCGACGTCGCGGACCGGGCCCGGTCCGCGCTGGCCGCGGCGGGGATCGACGGGGTACGGGTGATGGCCGGCGACGGCTACGCGGGCGCGCCGGGCGAGCGCTTCGACCGCGTGATCGTCACCGTCGGCGTCGCCGGGATCTCTCCACACTGGCTGGAGCAGGCACAGCCCGGTCCCGTGGTGGCACCGGTCGAGCACGCCGGCACCCATCCCGTCCTGGCGGTCCGTGGACCGGCCGTCGGCCCGGTGACCGCGACGGTGATCTGCCCGTCCGGCTTCATGAGCGCCGCCGGGCCGCTCACCGCGGGGCATCCCCGCTCGCATCCGGCGCCGGCGCCGTCCGGTGCGCTGGCCGAGGTCGCCGAGGTCGCGCCGCCGCGCTGGGGCGCCGCGCTGGACACGATCGTCTACCGCGACCTCTGGTACGCGGCGGGGGTGTGGAGCGAGCGCGCCACCCACGCCGCGGTGCGCGGACGCGACCAGAGCTGCCTGGTGCTGCTGGACGAGACCGGCACCGGCGGCGCGGCGATCCTGCCCGACGGCTCGGTGCTGGCCGGGGGAGCGCGGGCGGCGGAGTACGGTGCGCTGGCGGTGGAGATCGTCGACCGCTGGGAGGCGGCCGGGCGGCCGCCGATGCAGGCGTGGCGGATCGGCCTGCGGCTCACCGGCGAGGAATCGGCGCCGATCTGGGCGCCGGCGACCTGGACGCTGGGCGGCTAA
- the allB gene encoding allantoinase AllB: MVDLVLRSRRVVAAGGERPAAVSISGGRIVAVDDHGATLEAAEDVDLGELALLPGLVDTHVHVNEPGRTEWEGFDTATRAAAAGGVTAIVDMPLNSLPPTVDAAALAVKQDAARGRIHVDVGFWGGAIPGNAAALPALHAAGVYGFKAFLADSGVPEFPPLSPDQLGEALAAVDAQFVVHAEDPDHLHTAASSPAYADFLASRPPDAEHAAVATAIEAARVAGARVHILHLSAAGALPLIEAARADGLRVTAETCPHYLTLDAAEIPSGATEFKCCPPIRDRANADRLWAALAAGLITCVVSDHSPCTPELKRRETGDFAAAWGGIASVQLGLPVIWTAARARGYTLADVVNWMARRPADLVGLTGKGRIAVGADADLVAFDPEASFTVDPAELHHRNPVTPYAGKVLTGVVRTTWLRGRAVTGDAPRGVFLTREVS, encoded by the coding sequence ATGGTCGATCTCGTGCTGCGGTCCCGCCGCGTCGTCGCCGCGGGCGGGGAGCGCCCCGCCGCGGTCTCGATCAGCGGGGGCCGGATCGTCGCGGTCGACGACCACGGCGCGACCCTGGAGGCCGCCGAGGACGTCGACCTGGGCGAGCTGGCCCTGCTGCCCGGGCTGGTCGACACCCACGTGCACGTCAACGAGCCCGGCCGCACCGAGTGGGAGGGCTTCGACACGGCGACCCGGGCGGCGGCCGCGGGCGGGGTGACCGCCATCGTGGACATGCCGCTCAACAGCCTGCCGCCGACCGTCGACGCCGCCGCGCTGGCGGTCAAACAGGACGCCGCGCGCGGCCGGATCCACGTCGACGTCGGCTTCTGGGGCGGCGCGATCCCCGGCAACGCCGCCGCGCTGCCGGCCCTGCACGCCGCAGGCGTGTACGGCTTCAAGGCGTTCCTCGCCGACTCCGGCGTCCCCGAGTTCCCGCCGCTGAGCCCCGACCAGCTGGGCGAGGCGCTCGCCGCGGTCGACGCGCAGTTCGTGGTGCACGCCGAGGACCCCGATCACCTGCACACCGCCGCGTCCTCGCCGGCGTACGCGGACTTCCTCGCCTCCCGGCCGCCGGACGCCGAGCACGCGGCGGTCGCGACCGCGATCGAGGCCGCCCGGGTGGCGGGCGCCCGGGTGCACATCCTGCACCTGTCCGCGGCCGGCGCGCTGCCGCTGATCGAGGCGGCCCGGGCCGACGGCCTGCGGGTCACCGCCGAGACCTGCCCGCACTACCTGACCCTGGACGCCGCCGAGATCCCGTCCGGCGCGACCGAGTTCAAGTGCTGCCCGCCGATCCGCGACCGGGCCAACGCCGACCGGCTCTGGGCCGCCCTCGCCGCCGGCCTCATCACCTGCGTCGTCAGCGACCACTCGCCCTGCACGCCCGAGCTCAAGCGCCGGGAGACCGGCGACTTCGCGGCGGCCTGGGGCGGCATCGCGTCCGTGCAGCTCGGCCTGCCGGTGATCTGGACCGCGGCACGGGCCCGCGGGTACACCCTCGCCGACGTGGTGAACTGGATGGCCCGGCGCCCCGCCGACCTGGTCGGGCTCACCGGCAAGGGCCGGATCGCCGTGGGCGCCGACGCCGACCTGGTCGCCTTCGACCCCGAGGCGAGCTTCACCGTCGACCCCGCCGAGCTGCACCACCGCAACCCCGTCACGCCGTACGCGGGCAAGGTCCTGACGGGCGTGGTGCGCACGACCTGGCTGCGCGGACGGGCCGTGACCGGCGACGCGCCCCGCGGCGTCTTTCTGACCCGGGAGGTCTCCTGA
- a CDS encoding dihydrofolate reductase family protein — MATVVAEMSMSLDGFIASPLGEVDELFGWYGNGPVEVPTVNEHLTFRVSEASAGHLRPAFSGAVGALLTGRRNFDQSQGWGGTHPVGAPVFVVSHSIPEGWPRADSTTTFYDDALRALEAAKRAAGDRIVAVSTPTLTRQYLDAGELDAIVVSLVPVLLGAGIPFFSGLSKTPVRLEDPLVVEGTGVTHLTYRVRK; from the coding sequence ATGGCCACGGTGGTCGCGGAGATGTCGATGTCGCTGGACGGGTTCATCGCGAGCCCGCTCGGCGAGGTCGACGAGCTGTTCGGCTGGTACGGCAACGGGCCCGTCGAGGTGCCGACGGTGAACGAGCACCTGACCTTCCGGGTCTCCGAGGCGAGCGCCGGGCACCTGCGGCCGGCGTTCTCGGGTGCGGTCGGTGCCCTGCTCACGGGCCGGCGCAACTTCGACCAGTCGCAGGGCTGGGGCGGCACCCATCCGGTCGGCGCGCCGGTCTTCGTGGTCAGCCACTCGATCCCGGAGGGCTGGCCGCGCGCGGACTCGACGACGACGTTCTACGACGACGCGCTGCGCGCCCTGGAGGCCGCGAAGCGGGCCGCCGGCGACCGGATCGTCGCGGTCTCGACGCCGACGCTGACCCGGCAGTACCTCGACGCGGGCGAGCTGGACGCGATCGTGGTGTCGCTGGTGCCGGTGTTGCTCGGCGCGGGCATCCCGTTCTTCTCCGGCCTGTCGAAGACCCCGGTCCGCCTGGAGGACCCGCTGGTCGTCGAGGGCACCGGCGTCACGCACCTGACCTACCGCGTGCGCAAGTAG
- the alc gene encoding allantoicase, with product MEEFTLLPDLASRTFGGGVVFANDELFAAADHLVEPAAPVFAPKTFGLKGQVYDGWETRRRRTPGHDTAIIRLGAPGVVHGIDIDTAFFTGNFPPHASVDGTALQGYPDPIQLAEAHWVPLVSHSALAGDSRNLFNVDSRQRFTHVRLNIYPDGGVARLRVHGEVVPDPDLLPSVFDVAAAEHGGRIAGCSNMFYGHPQNLILPGLAGSMGDGWETSRRRDDGNDWVLVQLAVPSVIELADLDTSHFKGNAPGSATLRGIDARTGLLDEPGDWFELLPQVRLSPDTRHRFPIPAVPTATHVRLDIFPDGGMARLRLIGRPDAGVLRARYEAVT from the coding sequence ATGGAAGAGTTCACGCTCCTGCCCGACCTGGCGTCGCGGACGTTCGGCGGCGGCGTGGTGTTCGCCAACGACGAGCTGTTCGCCGCCGCCGACCACCTGGTCGAGCCGGCCGCGCCGGTCTTCGCGCCGAAGACCTTCGGGCTCAAGGGCCAGGTGTACGACGGATGGGAGACCCGGCGGCGCCGCACACCCGGCCACGACACGGCGATCATCCGGCTCGGCGCGCCCGGCGTCGTGCACGGCATCGACATCGACACGGCGTTCTTCACCGGCAACTTCCCGCCGCACGCCTCGGTCGACGGCACCGCGCTACAGGGCTATCCCGACCCGATCCAGCTCGCCGAGGCGCACTGGGTGCCGCTGGTGTCGCACTCGGCGCTCGCCGGCGACAGCCGCAACCTGTTCAACGTCGACTCCCGGCAGCGGTTCACCCACGTGCGGCTGAACATCTACCCGGACGGCGGGGTGGCCCGGCTGCGGGTGCACGGCGAGGTCGTGCCCGACCCGGACCTGCTGCCGAGCGTCTTCGACGTGGCCGCGGCCGAGCACGGCGGCCGGATCGCCGGTTGCAGCAACATGTTCTACGGCCACCCGCAGAACCTCATCCTGCCCGGCCTGGCCGGCTCGATGGGCGACGGCTGGGAGACGTCGCGGCGCCGCGACGACGGCAACGACTGGGTGCTCGTGCAGCTCGCCGTGCCGTCGGTGATCGAGCTGGCCGACCTGGACACCAGCCACTTCAAGGGCAACGCGCCCGGCAGCGCCACGCTGCGCGGCATCGACGCCCGGACCGGGCTGCTCGACGAACCGGGCGACTGGTTCGAGCTGCTGCCCCAGGTGCGGCTCTCGCCGGACACCCGGCACCGCTTCCCGATCCCGGCGGTTCCGACCGCGACCCACGTGCGGCTGGACATCTTCCCGGACGGCGGGATGGCCCGGCTGCGGCTGATCGGGCGCCCGGACGCCGGGGTCCTGCGGGCCCGGTACGAGGCGGTGACGTAG
- a CDS encoding response regulator, with translation MPQLTRVVLAEDGVLLREGLTGVLSRFGFEVVAAVGDGPALLAAAAEHRPDLVITDIRMPPGNTDEGLRAAVTLRRERPGLAVVVLSQYVQEEYAGALLDTGDGLRVGYLLKDRVVDVQDFVAALRTVLGGGTVVDPEVVRRLLRRTRDPLAALSAREREVLALVAEGHSNSAIAARLFVTEAAVGKHVGSILAKLDLPPAEDTNRRVLAVLAYLRG, from the coding sequence GTGCCGCAGCTGACCCGGGTGGTGCTCGCCGAGGACGGTGTGCTGCTGCGCGAGGGCCTGACCGGGGTGCTGTCCCGCTTCGGCTTCGAGGTGGTTGCCGCGGTCGGCGACGGCCCGGCCCTGCTGGCCGCCGCCGCGGAACACCGGCCGGACCTGGTGATCACCGACATCCGGATGCCGCCCGGCAACACCGACGAGGGCCTGCGCGCGGCGGTCACCCTGCGCCGGGAGCGGCCCGGCCTCGCGGTCGTCGTGCTGAGCCAGTACGTGCAGGAGGAGTACGCGGGAGCCCTGCTGGACACCGGCGACGGGCTGCGGGTCGGCTACCTGCTCAAGGACCGCGTCGTCGACGTGCAGGACTTCGTGGCCGCCCTGCGCACCGTCCTCGGCGGCGGCACGGTCGTCGACCCGGAGGTGGTCCGCAGGCTGCTGCGCCGCACGCGGGACCCGCTGGCGGCGCTGTCCGCCCGCGAGCGCGAGGTGCTGGCGCTGGTCGCGGAGGGCCACTCGAACTCGGCGATCGCCGCGCGGCTCTTCGTGACGGAGGCGGCGGTCGGCAAGCACGTCGGCAGCATCCTGGCGAAGCTGGACCTGCCGCCGGCCGAGGACACCAACCGCCGCGTCCTGGCGGTCCTTGCCTACCTGCGCGGTTAG
- a CDS encoding HEAT repeat domain-containing protein, with product MAGSVDVLDGLDEVAWESMTHAYGAATDVPAGLRGLIDTDPAVREAALDFMYGSVHHQGDIYDSTLAAVPFLLRVVADRRPPGRAAVVELLAGIGNAEHGGALTPREARANAAVGAAYPIFLDLLTDPEPAVRAATCTALLACRDRPAGARAALRQRFDEEPDAGVRTAVVAAAAELARRAGDGAATGTWLAEVLRDDPDHGVRAAALTQAITLTEHGGPPVEVETALALLAQHGTGPRRRRADLGELVIGLSNSMGDRLGQRMDLLVALLRSPDRRRRESGVPAAGYLVNCWRADYAPLAVLVAEEVTRGRAAARAGAYQALGMMDVHAAPAADALVAALTDSDRIVRDSARDGKAPWVIASDSGAVVGPALSALAGTGDPRALPMLAWVLETEAVPRGIGALVGRYGARAADLAPLIVRRRRELPGADQRRSDLIGALIRIGPAAAATTDDLLAEPLDRGAIRALGGFGPAARRAEQRLTESVGTGHRIEAAFAATAIWRVCGDDSAARHVLDRYGDDQYGKRDMTSLIAAVGAPLADFAPYLRDLLRDEDFWVRMDAARALWSAAGDAEDTLPVLAYGWRESADTRRATAEVLARMGPSAAPARPLLLAELRERRRCLTPVRDDEELLSLCRTALEASG from the coding sequence ATGGCCGGATCCGTGGATGTTCTCGACGGTCTCGACGAGGTGGCGTGGGAGTCGATGACCCACGCGTACGGCGCCGCGACCGACGTGCCGGCGGGCCTGCGCGGGCTCATCGACACCGATCCGGCCGTGCGCGAGGCGGCCCTGGACTTCATGTACGGCTCCGTCCACCACCAGGGCGACATCTACGACAGCACGCTGGCCGCCGTCCCGTTCCTGCTGCGCGTGGTGGCCGACCGGCGCCCTCCGGGACGCGCCGCCGTGGTGGAGCTGCTGGCCGGCATCGGCAACGCGGAACACGGCGGTGCGCTGACCCCGCGGGAGGCGCGGGCCAACGCGGCGGTCGGCGCGGCGTACCCGATCTTCCTCGACCTGCTGACCGACCCCGAGCCGGCGGTCCGCGCGGCGACCTGCACCGCGCTGCTCGCCTGCCGGGACCGCCCCGCCGGGGCCCGCGCCGCGCTGCGGCAACGCTTCGACGAGGAGCCCGACGCCGGTGTCCGCACGGCCGTCGTCGCCGCGGCCGCGGAGCTCGCCCGCCGGGCGGGCGACGGCGCCGCGACCGGAACCTGGCTCGCCGAGGTGCTCCGCGACGACCCGGACCACGGGGTACGCGCCGCCGCGCTGACACAGGCGATCACGCTGACGGAACACGGCGGACCGCCGGTCGAGGTGGAGACCGCGCTCGCCCTGCTGGCACAGCACGGCACCGGCCCGCGGCGGCGCCGGGCCGACCTGGGCGAGCTGGTCATCGGCCTGAGCAACTCGATGGGTGACCGGCTCGGGCAGCGGATGGACCTGCTGGTCGCGCTGCTGCGCTCGCCCGACCGCAGGCGCCGCGAGAGCGGTGTTCCCGCCGCGGGATACCTGGTCAACTGCTGGCGTGCCGACTACGCGCCGCTGGCCGTGCTCGTCGCCGAGGAGGTGACCCGCGGCCGCGCGGCCGCCCGGGCCGGGGCGTACCAGGCGCTCGGGATGATGGACGTACACGCGGCGCCCGCGGCCGACGCGCTCGTCGCCGCGCTGACGGACTCCGACCGGATCGTTCGGGACTCCGCCCGGGACGGCAAGGCGCCGTGGGTCATCGCCTCGGACTCCGGTGCCGTCGTCGGCCCGGCGCTGTCCGCGCTGGCCGGCACCGGCGACCCACGCGCGCTGCCCATGCTCGCCTGGGTGCTCGAGACGGAGGCGGTGCCCCGCGGCATCGGCGCCCTGGTGGGCCGGTACGGCGCCCGCGCCGCCGACCTCGCCCCGCTGATCGTGCGACGCCGGCGGGAGCTGCCCGGCGCCGACCAGCGCCGGTCGGATCTGATCGGCGCGCTGATCCGGATCGGTCCGGCCGCCGCCGCGACCACCGACGACCTGCTCGCCGAGCCGCTGGACCGGGGCGCCATCCGGGCGCTGGGCGGTTTCGGCCCGGCGGCGCGGCGGGCGGAGCAGCGGCTCACGGAGAGCGTCGGCACCGGGCACCGGATCGAGGCGGCCTTCGCCGCCACCGCGATCTGGCGGGTGTGCGGCGACGACAGCGCGGCCCGGCACGTGCTCGACAGGTACGGCGACGACCAGTACGGCAAGCGCGACATGACGTCGCTCATCGCCGCGGTGGGCGCCCCGCTGGCCGACTTCGCGCCGTACCTGCGCGATCTGCTCCGGGACGAGGACTTCTGGGTACGGATGGACGCCGCCCGCGCGCTGTGGTCCGCGGCCGGCGACGCCGAGGACACCCTGCCCGTGCTCGCGTACGGGTGGCGGGAGAGCGCGGACACTCGCCGGGCGACCGCCGAGGTGTTGGCGCGGATGGGACCGTCGGCGGCGCCGGCCCGGCCGCTGCTGCTGGCCGAGCTGCGAGAGCGCCGCCGATGCCTCACCCCGGTCCGCGACGACGAGGAACTTCTGAGCCTGTGCCGCACGGCCCTGGAGGCGAGCGGCTAG